In Lineus longissimus chromosome 9, tnLinLong1.2, whole genome shotgun sequence, one genomic interval encodes:
- the LOC135493335 gene encoding DNA repair protein RAD51 homolog 4-like has protein sequence MSVLKAGLCACMTQHMVEVLSQNEITTAVDFISLDIEEICSKTALPYKDLLATRRVLLAQYSAFPINGCDLYEDTLSTAAVLSTGFPSLDQLLDGGVYTSEITEIVGGPGVGKTQICLRTSVSVAKLQGNAVFIDTNGSFSCEWLADFLEIQDLSPQDIKEICSRIHCVKVFDIFDMLSYLGDLRTKLNEQSETFYCGIKLVIVDSVAAIVSPILGGKQIDGHGLMMHLAQALKSLAVEHSIAVLTTNNTVMGDGGHTKAALGKSWCSVPNTRLALTSTFQLDHMTRDIERKCEITKSSRQPIGGTTVLSI, from the coding sequence ATGTCAGTGCTAAAAGCCGGATTGTGTGCCTGTATGACTCAACATATGGTTGAGGTTCTCAGTCAAAACGAGATCACAACAGCTGTCGACTTTATCAGCTTAGACATTGAAGAAATATGTTCCAAAACTGCACTTCCCTACAAGGACTTGCTTGCTACCCGCAGGGTCCTTTTGGCCCAGTACTCTGCCTTTCCCATCAATGGATGTGACTTGTATGAAGACACTCTAAGTACTGCTGCAGTTTTGTCCACCGGCTTTCCTTCCTTAGATCAACTCCTTGATGGTGGTGTCTACACATCGGAAATAACTGAGATCGTAGGAGGACCCGGCGTGGGGAAAACCCAGATCTGTCTGCGGACCTCAGTTTCTGTTGCCAAGTTGCAGGGAAATGCTGTCTTCATTGACACGAATGGTTCATTCTCTTGTGAATGGCTGGCGGATTTTCTTGAGATCCAAGACCTTTCTCCTCAAGACATAAAAGAAATCTGTTCTCGTATTCATTGCGTAAAAGTCTTCGATATATTTGACATGTTGTCTTACCTTGGGGACTTACGGACAAAACTTAATGAACAGAGTGAAACATTCTATTGTGGAATTAAACTTGTCATTGTGGATTCTGTTGCTGCAATTGTGTCACCAATTCTTGGAGGAAAACAAATTGATGGACACGGACTAATGATGCACCTGGCTCAAGCCTTGAAATCGCTGGCTGTTGAACATTCGATAGCTGTCCTGACAACTAACAATACTGTAATGGGAGACGGAGGCCACACTAAAGCAGCCCTTGGAAAGTCATGGTGTAGTGTCCCTAATACTAGATTGGCGCTCACTTCGACATTTCAACTTGATCATATGACTAGAGACATTGAACGGAAATGTGAAATCACAAAATCATCGAGACAGCCAATTGGTGGGACGACTGTTCTTTCAATTTAA